The genome window TAGTAAAATTTCTTTGCCTTCGGAATCTTCTGTATAGAATTTTACATACTCTGGAATCTTTTCTTCAGTTGTTGTCCATTCTCCTTTAATTCtcttaattaatataaatccTTGAATATTAGTAATGACAACAATCTTAGTTTTTTTACTATAAGTTAATGATGAACAATATGGAGTTCCATCTTCATGGAGGTAGATAATTTGATTGTCACATTCTATCTGCTCAAGATCTgcataaaataaatattttgttttatttcgATCATCATATGTAACTTCATAATCTTCATTTATCATTTCTACCAGTTTTCCATCAGAATCCTtcttataaaatttgatatcaATAGTTTTTTTAACTGGCCTTCTTCGTTTTCTAGGTTGTTCATCACCTTGTTCTTCTGGCGCTTGAGGATCTTTTCTCTTTCTTGCTCTTTTTCGCGGTTTAATTGGTTGTTGTGGTTGTTGAGGTTCCTGTTGTGGATATGGTTGATCATGTTCTGTAACATAGAAATCTTCCTCATCTTCTAAAGTTTCTGATTGAGGTTGTGGTTGAGGTTCATAATGTTCCATTGGTTGTGTTTGATATCCAGGTGGATAAGTTGGTATATGTTGATAAGGATCGTAGCTAGGAGGTCCATAATGCTGATAATACTGTTCTGGTTGAGTTACCTGTTGTTGAGGCGTCTGGTATGGTGTATATGATTCAGGTTGATATCCTGGATATTGTTGGGGTTGAGTTTGAGGTTGAGTGGGTTGTGCTGCTGTAGGTTCATAAGGTTGATAATGATCAtgttgttgttgttgaCTCTGTGGT of Theileria parva strain Muguga chromosome 4 map unlocalized ctg_528, whole genome shotgun sequence contains these proteins:
- a CDS encoding SVSP family protein — encoded protein: MYKNIVCNFILIFIIIKCVKSQDNNPDQPADDEEDEDNFEVLDLDKIIQQRLDRFEDPQYQPEPTYYQPQQYPVYQPQQYDQYLPQQFGHYQPQQYDHYQPYQTQTSQPQSQQQQHDHYQPYEPTAAQPTQPQTQPQQYPGYQPESYTPYQTPQQQVTQPEQYYQHYGPPSYDPYQHIPTYPPGYQTQPMEHYEPQPQPQSETLEDEEDFYVTEHDQPYPQQEPQQPQQPIKPRKRARKRKDPQAPEEQGDEQPRKRRRPVKKTIDIKFYKKDSDGKLVEMINEDYEVTYDDRNKTKYLFYADLEQIECDNQIIYLHEDGTPYCSSLTYSKKTKIVVITNIQGFILIKRIKGEWTTTEEKIPEYVKFYTEDSEGKEILLTKEHYKVTFTSHASFRYELHPGVKCTKIKADNMTAWEKTDNDAEFPIVIYVTNKLSLIINFDSYTKMFERRPHRYRILYNKKTLGRRKYK